The window GTCGGCCAGTGAAACCGACGTCACGATGGCGCTCACGAACGGCACCAGCACCTCGGCGCCGTCAGGCGTGCGCACCGACAGCAACTCCCCCGCGGCGGTGTGCAGCACCTCGGCCACCGAACCGACGGCGCTGCCGTCCGCCGTGCGCACGGCGAGCCCTTCGAGCTGATGGTCGTAGAACTCGTCGGGATCCTCGATGGGCGGCAACTCGGCGGAGTCGACCACGAACAGCTGCCCGCGCAGCGCATCGGCGGTGTTGCGATCCGACACGCCGGGCAGGCGAACCAACAGCCGGCCGCCATGGGGGCGGGCCGAATCGATCACCACATCTCGGCCACCGTCACCACGAGCAGGCTTGAGCCGCAAGCGATTCCCGGGTGCGAAGCGGTCATCGGGGTCGTCGGTGCGAACGTCGACCACCAGTTCGCCGGTGATGCCGTGCGCCTTGACCACACGCCCGACGACGAGCTCCATGGCTACTGGTCGGTGTCCACCACGTCGACGCGGATGCCGCGACCGCCGATGCCGGCCACCAGTGTCCGCAGCGCCGTTGCGGTGCGACCGCCGCGGCCGATCACCTTGCCGAGGTCTTCCGGATGGACATGGACCTCAATGGTCCGGCCACGGCGGCTGGTCACCATGTCGACGCGGACATCGTCGGGATTGTCGACGAGCCCGCGGACCAGGTGCTCCACGGCGTCGACGACGACCGAGCTCATTCTGCGGCGGCCTCAGTGGCCTCGGCAGCCTCGGCGGCGGGCTCGGCGGTCTCAGCGGCGGGCTCAGCCTCGGCGGCGGGCTCGGCGGTCTCAGCAGCGGCCTCAGCCTCGGCGGCGGGCTTCTCAGCCTCGGCGGCGGGCTTCTCGGCCGGCGCCTTCTTCTTCTTCGGCTGGGTGGCCTCGCCCGACGGCGCGCCGTCGGCGGCGGCCAGGGCGGCGTTGAACAGGTCCAGCTTGCTCGGCTTGGGCTCCTTGACTTTCAGCGTGCCCTCGGCGCCGGGCAGACCCTTGAACTTCTGCCAATCACCGGTGATCTTCAGCAGAGCCAGGACCGGCTCGGTGGGCTGGGCGCCCACGGACAGCCAGTACTGCGCGCGCTCGGAGTCGATCTCGATGAGGCTCGGCTCTTCCTTCGGGTGGTAGCGACCGATGACCTCGATCGACCGTCCGTCACGACGGGTGCGCGCGTCGGCGACGGCGATGCGGTACTGGGGATTGCGGATCTTGCCAAGCCGGGTGAGCTTGATCTTGACGGCCATGAACGACTACTCCTGCTGCGTTGCCACGCTGCAATTCAGCGATGCGGGCAGGATGCCCGATCCGGTTTTGCGTCACGTGTGTGACCGCAGTACGGCGCATCGTGGAGAAGCCGCACGCGGACAGCCGCCTATTGTGCCAGATCGCGCAGGTCGGGTGTTAATCGCCGGAGGTGGCGCCGACCTGCCCGAACAGGTTGCGGGCATTGCTGTAGAACACCTTGCGGCACCACTGATCGCCCAGGCCGAGCGCGGCGATCGACTCAAGCGCGTGATGGTAGGGATACGGGATGTTGGGAAAGTCGCTGCCGAACAGTACCCGGTCCGCCAGCTCGACCAGCGCCGGCCGCGCATCGGGTGGAAACGGGTCGGTCTGTTCGGTGAACTCGGTGAACACCAAGGTGGTGTCGAGGTAGACACCGGGATAGCGGCGCGCCAGCTCGATGAACTCCCGGTATTCCGGAAAGCCCATGTGAGCGATGATCAGCCGAAGCCCCGGATGCCGGCGCAGGATCTCGGCCACCGGGGCGGGACCGGTATGCCGACCCGGCTGAGGCCCGGAGCCCGCGTGGATGACCGTCGGTATCTGCGCCTGCTCGAGAAGCGCCCATACCGGCGCCAGCAGCGGATCGGTCGGCGCATAGTCGCCGACCTGGATGTGGGCCTTGAAGACCCGCGCGCCTGCGTCGATCACCCGACGCACGTAGGCTGGGGCGGACGGCTCGGGATAGAACGTCGCGGTGTGCAGGCATTCCGGAACCTCGGCCGCGAACTCCGTGGCCCAGGAGTTGAGCCATTCGGCCATGTCCGGCTTGTGCGGATACACCAGCGACGTGAACGCGGTGACACCGAACTGCCGTAACCGATCGACGCGCGCGGCCTCGTCGAGTCGGTAGGAGATCGGCCATCGGCGGCCGACCAGTGGTCCCATCCCGTCGAAATAGGCCCACACCTTGTCCATCACCCGCTTGGGCATGAAGTGGGTGTGGACGTCGACGATCGCCTCGAGGCCGACCCGGTCGAGCAGGCCGCGGACGGCCGCCGTCTCGGCCTCGGCGCTCACAGGAACTTCCGGATGCACTTGGTCTCGACGCGGCAGGTCATGCGCCGGCCGTCGTCGGTCCGGATGAACTCGTCGTCGTACCACCGCCCGCGAACATGACCCGCCAGGCTCAGCATTCGTCTGATTCAACACCGCACGTGGAGATCTCAGCCGACCGGGTTACGCTCACACCCCATGGGGAGGCTACTGGCCGCTTTCGCGGCATCTTTCGCCCTGACCATCACCACCGCCGTCGTCGGCAGCCCTGCTGCCGCCACAGCGGATCCGAACGTCCAGCCGGTGGGGTCGATACCGATACCCGACGGTCCGGCTCCGGCATGGATCGTCGCCGACATGGACAGCGGGCTTGTGCTGGCGGGCCGTGACATGTACACCGCCCATCCGCCGGCGAGCACCATCAAGACGCTGCTGGCGCTCACCGCGCTCGACGAGCTGACCCTCGACGCCACCGTGGTGGCCAACGAGGCCGATGCCCACGTCGAGTGCAGCTGCGCAGGCATCAAACCCGGCCGCACCTACACCGCGCGTCAGCTGCTCGACGCGGTGCTGCTGGTGTCGGGCAACGACGCCGCCAACACACTGGCCGACATGCTCGGCGGCTACCAGAGCGCGGTGGACAAGATGAACGCCAAGGCGGCGGCGGTCGGCGCCACCAACACCCACGCCGCCTCTCCCTCAGGACTGGACGGACCGGGCGGGTCGGGCTGGACCACTCCGCACGATCTGGCCGCGATCTTCCGCGCCGCCATGGCCAGCCCGGTGTTCGCCGAGATCACCGCGCAGCCGGTGGCGATGTTCCCCACCGACGCCGGCGAGCGGCCGCTGGTCAACCAGAACGAACTGCTCGTGCGCTATCCCGGCGCCATCGGCGGCAAAACCGGGTTTACCGACGCCGCCCGTAAGACGTTCGTCGGCGCCGCCGACCGCGGTGGACGGCGGCTGGTGATCGCGATGATGTACGGCCTCATCCACGAAGGCGGCCCGACCTACTGGGACCAGGCCGCGATGCTGCTGGACTGGGGCTTCGCGCAGAGCCCTTCGGAAAACGTCGCGGCGCTCTAGCTAGCGGCGTCCGCCCGGCACCGCATTGAACCCCGGCTGGGCGACTTCCGCCTCGTTGAGTTGGAACGGCGCGGGCGCTAGATCGTTCGGAGTGGCCACGATGTCAGGACTCGACTCCACCGGCGCCGACTGCGCACCGGGCGCAATGACCTCCGATGAATCCTCCGGCCCCAGCTGCACTGGATTGCCCGTCGTCGGAATTTCACCCGGCACCCAGGCGAGGATGTCGCGAACACCGTCGTTCCACACGACGCTGTTGGGCACCTCGCCGACGACGTCGAAGTAGTTAGCACCGTGGGCGACTGGCGTTCGTAACGTTCGCGGTGAGCCCTCTGCCCAGCGTGACGAACGGACGGTATCGGTTACGTTCGCGAGGTTCGCAGAAAAGCGGATTTGCGGATCGCCCCTTTAAGAACTAGACCAATCCAGACTTTGCTAGCGGTCCTATCTGTACGGCTGTGCCCCACGGTGTAGAAGCGCCCGCGATGCCGATCAGCGGGTCTGACCCCAACGCACCGGTCACACGTAGTGAGCAACGGTGAACGCTTCTGCATAGCGTTAGTGGCGACCGCCGCGATCTCCAGATCGATCCGGGGGTCGTCGATCGGTATTGCTGAGCTAGTGGTTCAGTGAAGATTCAATGAAGAACGCGGCGTTTCGATTCATCGCCTGGGTGGAGTCGGCATGATCGAGTCATGACCGAAACGCCCGAATCCCGGACCGAACCGACAGCGGTGGCCACCGAGCAGTGGCGCGGGGAGCTGTCACATGGATCCGACCGTCCCAACAGGCTCGCCCAGAGCGCGGCATGGGTGGGCATCGTTGCTGGTGTCGTGTTTATCGTCGCGGTGGTCTTCTTCTCCGGGTTCTTCGTCGGAAGGCAGTACGGCGGCGGTTACCGCGACGGGCGCGGAATGTACTACCCCGGCGGGATGATGGGGCCCGGCGGGATGATGGGGCCCGGCGGGATGATGGGCCCCGGATCGTCGGGACCTGGGATGATGGCCCCCGGTCAGCAGCTATCGCCGACGACAACTCCGGCCGTGCCCACCACGCCGCCTCGGTAGCCGTTTCAGCCTGGTTCGTTCGTGCAGGTCGGTTGTGGTCAGTTCGGCGTGAACCAAGGTGAAGATGTGTTCCGGCTTTGGCGGGGCCGCGTGCCACCCTTCCCGCCACGCGAGTTGGGCTGCACAACCCCAACCGCGGTGCTGCGATAGGGTGGTGGAGCCTGGCCAGGGCGTCGGCGAGGTGCTTCTTGCTATTCGCGTCCGAAGAGTGGTTCGCCGTCGTTGCCTCCGAGCAGGAAGATGAACCGGTCAAGGTCGGCGCGGAGTTCGTCGGCGGTGCAGGCGGGATGACCGACGTAGTGGGTCAGTGATGCGTCGAGGCGCCCGGTATCGGAGGCGAGCCAGTCGTTGACGAACTGCAGGAGCTCGGTCAACTCGACACATCGGCGATATCCAAGCGAATCTGCGGCATAAACACGCCTCCGGATCGGGGTTGCCGTCGACGACGATCGGATTAGCGGCCTGACGAGTGCAGGTCGGCCTTTTGATTGCGGGTGTTCTCCAACAGCGTGGCCGGTGGCCTACCGCCAGCAGCACGCAATTGTCATCGTTCGCATGGCCGCACCCGTGACCCGGGGCGAGTTAGGGAGCGCGGAGTAATTAGGTGGGTTCTGTTGGGCGTGTCGCGGTGTGGTCGGCTGTGAGCGTGTAGTTCCAGTCGCCGTGGAATTCGTGACGGTGCAGTTGGGTGGCTTCGAGGGCGGCGATCTGCTTGTCGGTGATCTTGATGCCGCGCTCGTAGGTGGTGGTGTCAAGCACCGCGTTCACGGTCAGCCCGGTGGATGTGGTTGTTGCCCTGAGAGTTTCGATGACTACCTCGTGGGACTCCAGGGGTCGTCCGCGCCAGTTGCGGCTGATCGCGGAGAACAGCCGGTGTTCGATCTTGTTCCATTTGGAGGTGCCGGGCGGCAGGTGGCAGACCGTGATGTCGAGTCCGGCCTCGGTGGCGAAGGCGGCGAGTTCGGTTTTCCACAGCCGCAGCCGGGATCCGTTGGAGCCGCCGGAGTCGGCGGTGATCAGCAGCTTGTCCGAGCCGGGATAGCTGATGGCGCCCATCGTGGTCCACCAGCGGCGGATCGATTCCACCGCGAACGCGCCGGTGTCGGCGTCGGTGCCGACGTTGACCCAGCCGGTGTTGGCGGCGATGTCGTAGACCCCGTAGGGGGCCACCTTGCCCAGGGCCTTGTCGGCGAAGTCGTGCACCTGCACCTGCCGGGGTGACCCGGCGGGCTCCCATTCGCGGCCGGCAGCTGTGTAGTTGCCGACGAGTTCTTTCTTCTTGGTGTCCACGCTGATCACCGGGTCCCCGTCGGCCTGGAATCCTTCGACGTGGGTGTTGAGATAGCCGAACTGCCCATCCCGATCCCGATGATGGGTGCCTTCCAGGGTTTTCGAGTTCGCCTGCAGGCTGTAACCAGCCTGTTTGAGCAGCTTGGCCACCGTCCGTGCGGACACCCGATGTCCCCTGGCGGTCAGCTCGGCGGCCAGCTTCGCCGTCGATTTGGTCGTCCACCGCAACGGCGACTCCGGATCACCACGGGTGACCGGATCCACCAGTGCGTCGAGCGCGGCGACCAGATCGGGGTCGGTCACCGCCATCGGCGGGCGCCCCGCACCCGGCCGGCGCACCCGCCCCGGAATCGGTTCGCCGGAATCCAACTCACGCACACCGGCCGCCACGGTATCCGGATGCACCGCAGCGGCCGCCGCGACCAGCTTGATCCCGCCCCGACCCAGCACCTTGGCCTCCGCGCCGAGCAACAACCGCCACGCCCGCTCATCCAGATGCGGGCGGATCAACAACAAACGGGCGGCGACCGGATCGGAGTCCACAGCAGGCAGCGTCATACCACAAGTGTCGACAAACCAAACGGAAAAACCTAATCAATTACTGCGCGATTCCTTAGGTGTGGTCGAGTGCGTCGATGACGGCTTGCAGTTTGGTGGTGACCTGTTCGGCGACCTGTGCCACTCCGGGTGCGTCGCTGAGCTCGGCCATCAGCGCGGGATTGATGGCATCGACGATGACGGTGTCGTTGCCGTGGGTGGTGTCGGCGCGCACGACGACGTTGCAGGGCAAGAGCAGCCCGATCTCGGGGTCGCTGAGCACGGCTTGATGCGCCAGGGGCGGGTTGCAGGCGCCCAGGATCAGATAATCGGCCATGTCGACGTCGAGTTTGGCCTTCATGGTGGCTTTCACGTCGATCTCGGTGAGCACCCCGAACCCGTGGTCGGCCAGGGCCGTTCGGGTTCGCGCGACCGCGTCGTCGAAGGAGGTGTGCAGTGTGGTTGATAGTGCCAGTTTGGTCATCGTTGTCTCTTTCCTGCTCAGCGGTTTGCGGCGTTTCCGATCTCTGCAGTCGCCCGGCGGGTGCTCGCGCGGCGGCCGTTTGGTCGCGGGATCCCGGCTAGGGGTTGGGCGCGCCCGGCGCGGACACCGTTGGCGATAACGACGATCTCGGCGAGTTCGTGCACGAGCACCACGGCGGCCAGGCCGAGGACCCCGAGCAGGGCCAGGGGCAGCAGGATGGTGATGATCGCCAACGATAGGCCGATGTTTTGCAGCATGATGCGCCGGGATCGGCGGGCGTGGGACAGCACTTGGGGCAGGTGGCGCAGGTCTTGGCCCATCATGGCGACGTCGGCGGTTTCGATGGCGACGTCAGTGCCCATGGCGCCCATCGCGATGCCGAGGTCGGCGGTGGCCAGGGCGGGGGCGTCGTTGACGCCGTCACCGACCATCGCGGTGGGCCGCCGGGAGCGCAGTTCCTCGATGATGCGGGCCTTGTCCTCGGGCCGCAGGTCAGCGTGCACGTCGTCGATGCCGGCGTCGGCGGCCAACGCCCGGGCGGTGCGCTCGTTGTCCCCGGTCAGCATCGCCACCTGGTAGCCGCGGGCGCGCAGCCCACCGATCACCTCGGCGGCTTCGGGTCGCAGCTCGTCGCGCACCGCCACCGCACCCAACACGGCACCGTCGCGTTCGACGAGCACCGCGGTTGCCCCGGCGCGCTGCATTCGGTCGATGACCTCGGCCAGCGGGCCGGGTTGGATCCAGCCGGGCCGCCCGAGCCGGACCGGACTTCCGTCCAGCCAGCCGGTGAGTCCGGCGCCGGTGGCCGATTCAACATTGTGCGCCGGGGTGACCTGATCGGCGGCGGCGAGGATGGCTGCGGCCAAGGGGTGTTCGCTGCGGGCCTCCAGCGCGGCGGCCACCGCCATCACTTCGGGGCGCGAAACCCCGTCGGCGGGTACTACGGTCATGACGGCGGGCTGGTTGCGGGTCAGGGTGCCGGTCTTGTCCAGGGCGATCGTGCGGATGCGGCCCAGGGCCTCCAGCGCGGCACCACCTTTGATGAGGACACCCATCTTGCTGGCGGCGCCGATCGCGGCGACCACGGTCACTGGCACCGCGATCGCCAGCGCGCACGGTGAGGCCGCGACCAGTACCACCAGCGCCCGTTCGATCCACACCCGCGGATCCCCGACCAGGCTGCCGATCACGGCGATGATTACGGCGGCGACCATGATCGCGGGCACCAGCGGGCTGGCGACCCGGTCGGCCAGGCGTTGGCTAGAACCCTGGCGGGCCTGCTCGGCCTCCACAATCTGAACGATCCGAGCCAGCGAGTTGTCGGTGGCGGTGGCGGTGATCTCCACGTCGAGAACCCCGGCGCCGTTGATTGAGCCGGCGAACACCGCATCACCGGGGCCTGCTTCGATCGGCACCGACTCCCCAGTGATCGCCGAGGTGTTCAGCGCGCTGCGCCCCGCGGTGATCACGCCATCGGTGGCGATCCGCTCCCCGGGTTTGACCACCATCACCTCGCCCACGGCGAGTTCCGTTGGGGAGACAGGGTATTCGCGCCCACCGCGGCGCACCGTGGCGACGGCGGGGACCAGCGACAGCAGCGCCCGCAAGCCTCGGCGGGTACGGGTGATCGAGTACTCCTCGAGGCCCTCGCTGATCGCGAACAAAAACGCCAGCATCGCGGCCTCGCCGACCTCACCGAGGGCCACCGCACCGACTGCGGCGATCGTCATCAGGGTGCCGACACCGATCTTGCCCGCCGCCAATCGCTTCAGAGTGGACGGGACGAAGGTGGCGCCGGCGATGATCAGCGCCGCGGCCTCCACAACCAGCGTCACCGGCGCGGGTCCGCCGGCCCAGCCCACGATCAGCCCCGCCAGCAGCAGCACCCCGGCCAGAGCGGCAGCCCGGATCTCGCTGACCTGCCACAGTTTCTCCGGGCCCCGCTCGCGCTCATCGCGGTCGGGACCGGAATCGTCGTGGCCGCAGCAGGTGTCACTCACAGGCAGACCCCGATGCGCCGGCGGTGCCTTAATTGGGGCACAACGCGACCGCGTTGCCGGTGGCCATCAGCAGTGTTTCGGCCGCCACCAACAGATCGAGCAGTTCCGGGCGGGTCAACGAGTAGAACACCTGCCGTCCCTGCGGACGGCCCGCCACCAGACCGCACTCGCGCAGACACCCCACATGCGCCGACACCGTCGACTGGGCCAACCCCAACTCCGTCACCAGGTCGGCCACCCGGGCCTCCCCGCGAGCCAACCGGCCCACGATCGCCAACCGGGTGCCGTCCGAGAGGCCACGGAACAACGCCACCGCCGCATCCAGACCCGACCCGGATGGTGATCCGGCCAGACAACCCGCACTATCAATCGTCATACAGCGATAATACTGTGCGTTGGCCGGTAATACCGAAACGCACCGATGGTTGAGGACCATCGGCCCTACCGGGTCGTGGCACTGTCCGCGCAGGCTGGCCTGAGCAACTCACGTTGCCGGGCTTGGTAATTCAAGGCGAAAGGTGCGCGACCATGATGTATGACGGCTGGGGCTGGGGTGGCATGGGATCAGGCGGCTGGATCCTGATGACCGTGGTAATGGTGCTGTTCTGGGCGGCGGTGATCACCGCCGTGGTCCTGGCCATCCTCTACCTGACCGGTCCGCGGCACACCAGCGCGCACCCGCCCGGACCGGGGCCGGCCCGCGCTGAAGGTCTGCTCGCCGAACGCTTCGCCCGCGGCGAGATCGACGAAGACGAATACCAGCGGCGCATGACGCTGCTGCGCGAACACCGCTGACCGCGATGCGCTCCCACCGCCTCTGGCTGGTCTTGGCCATCGCGATCGCATCGGTGATCCTCGGGGTCGCGACTACCGCGATCTGGTACACCGGCGGGCCGTTCGGCCGCCAAACACCCGTCTCCGCCAACGCCCCCTACCCGAACGCCCCCGGCGCCTGGGGCCCGGGCATGATGGGCCCCAGGCGGTACCCGGCCGCCCCGCCGCCGTCCTGTTCCGCGCCGGCGCTACCGGGCGCGGTGGTTGACGTCACCGTCACCGACATGGGAGCGATGATGGGGCCGGGCATGATGGGCCGCGGCGGCATGATGGGGCCGGGCTGGAACGGCCCGAACGGCGCGAACGGCCCGGGGCAAACCGGCTACCGATACCCGGGCATGGGGATGATGCGCATCGTCGTCACCCCAGCCTCCGTTCCGGCGGGCCCGGTGTCGTTGCGGGTACTCAACACCGGCGGGTTGAGCCACGAACTCGTCGTGCTGCCCCTGGCACAGGGCCAATACCCCGGGTGGCGTGTCACCGGCCCGGACGGCAAGGTCGACGAGTCCGGCAGCCTGGGTGAGGCCTCCCGCACCTGCGGCGCCGACAAAGGTGACGACCAGTCACCCAATACGGCATCGCCCCTGGCGGCACCGGCTGGACCACCATCACCCTGACCCCGGGACGCTACGAGCTGATCTGCAACATCGCCGGCCACTACTGGGCCGGGATGTATGCCGAACTCGACGTCACCGGCCCACCCAAATAAGTGAGACGAACCATGTTCGCCAGACGTGCAACGATCACCACCGCGACCATCCTCGCGCTAGCCGGATCGGTCGCAATCGGGCTCAGCGGCGGCGAGACGACCACCACCCTCGCGCAACCCTCAGGCGGGGTTTCATCGACGAGCGGGCCCGCGCTGCCGGTCCAGGGCCCATGGGACCAGTGCTGGGGACCCAACGGCTGGGACCCCAATTGCTGGGGACCCGGACCATGGGGTCCTGGACAGTACGGACCGGGCATGATGGGTCCCGGCGGATACGGCGGACCGGGCATGATGGGCCCGGGACCGTGGGGCCCTGGACAGTGGGGGTCGGGCATGATGGGCCCCGGGCCGTGGGATTACTAACTAACTAAGGAAGTACAACTTGCCCATGTTCGATGCACCCCAGATGGCAGGGTAGAAGGCGCCGGATTGTGCCCGGGCCCCGAAGCGCTCGATCATCGGGAGGGCGCCACCGCCAAACCCGTCGACCACCAGTTGGGCGGCCGCGTACAACGTGCCGTTGTGCAGCACCGGATCGCTGCTCGGCGCCAGCTTCTTCACCGTATAGCCGATGACGGGAGTCCGTTGGGACCGTTCAGCGTTTCCTGCTCGCCGAAGATCCGGATGTTGTCCGTCGCCCACGCCGGGGGCACGGTGGCGGCGCCGATGCCGATCGTGATGACGCAGGCGGCAACAGCTCCAGCCAGCTTCGTGACGTTCATTGTGACTCCCCTCATTCGCAGCGACCCGCACTCGCTGCATCGACGCTGGAATCGCGAGTTTGACCCTACTTATTCTGCGCTACCGATTGCCGCTGATCGTGGAGGTTCGCCACAAATCCGAGACCGCACCGAACCCGTTCTGAGGTCATCGGTACCTACGCTTGGGCCACATGCCTGTCGGTTCGCCGCGCGGACGTCGCTTGCGGCGAGCGGCACTCCCCGCTGCGGTGAGCCTGTTGGTCGTCCTCGGCGCCCAAGCGTTCGGTGCACCCAGCGCCTCCGGTGCACCGGAGGCTGCCTCGGCCGCCGCCGCACCACCGCCGGACGGACCGGCGCCGGCGTGGCTGGTCGCCGACCTCGACAGTGGCCGCATCCTGGGTAGCCGCGACCCCTACCGAACATACGCGCCGGCCAGCACCATCAAGCCGCTGCTGGCGATGGTGGTCATGGATCAGGTCAACCCGGCGGCCGCGATGCGCGCGACGGCAGCCAACGCCGACGTCGAATGCTCCTGCGTCGGTCTCGTGCCCGGCTCGGTATACACCGCGCGTCAACTGCTCGACGCGCTGTTGATGGTCTCAGGCAACGACGCGGCCAACGCACTGGCCGACATGGTGGGTGGCCACCAGGTCGCAGCGCAGAAGATGAACGTCAAGGCCTACCAACTCGGCGCCCGCAGCACGCGGGCCGGCTCACCGTCAGGGCTCGACGGGCCGGGCTGGGAGTCGGCGACCACGCCGAACGATCTCGGAGTGATCTACCGGGCCGCGCTGAACTACCCGCTGTTCGCCCAGATCATCCACCAGAGCACCGCGCTGTTCCCCGACGGCAAGGGCGGTGTGAAGCAGATCGCCAGCCACGATCACCTGCTGCCCAACTACCCCGGCTTCATTGGCGGCAAGACCGGCTACACCAACCTCGCCAAGGAGACCTACGTCGCCATGGCGCAGCGCAACGGCCGACGGCTGATCGCGGTGCTGATGTACGGCAGCGACGAACTGTGGGACCAAGGCCGGGCACTGCTCGACTGGGGCTTCAGCGTCAGCTAGCTCTGTCTCCCACGGCCGGAAGGTCGGTTTGTCAGTCCGAATCTGTCAGCGAGCCGCGATACTATTCGAACATGCGTTCGATTCTTGCCGTTCTCGACGACCTCGACAGCCTCGTGGAGGAACTCGCCGCTGCCGACCTCGACGCGGTCGAGGCAGTCGAACGGTACCAGGTGGTCGATCGGCTGGAAACCGCGCGGCGCCGCCAGATCGCGATCAGCCTCGACCACATCGCCCGCCTCGAGCACGTCCCCGGTTGCCCGCCGGTGGGCATCACGCTGGCCGACGTGTTGCGGATCAGCCGAGCCGAATCACGTCGCCGAATCCGCGACGCCGAGCAACTCACGGCACGGACGACCCTGACCGGTGAACCGCTGGCTCCGCTGCTGCCCAAGACGTCGGAGGCTTGGCACGACGGAGTCCTCGACGGCGACCATCTACGGGTCATTGAGAAGTTCTTCCGCGATCTGCCCGATCACGTTCCGGACCCGGAGATCGAGAAAGCCGAAGCCTCGCTTGCCGAGCATGCCGCTAACCTGCGGCCCGACCAACTGGAGAAGATCGCTCACCGGCTGGCGCTGGCCCTGAACCCCGACGGCACCTTCTCCGACGAGGACCGAGCCCGCAAGCGCGGATTCACCTGGTGCGGTGCGCAACGCCCCGACGGCATGAGCGTGGGCAAGCTCATTGCCAACCCCGAACTGCGCGCCATGCTCGATGCGTGGTTCGCGAAATTCGCCGGCCCTGGAGTGTGTAACCCCGATGACCAAACCCCCACCGTCACAAGCGAGCCCACCGCAGACGTCGCCGAGCGCGATGCCCGCAGCCTGCCCCAGCGCCGGCACGACGCCTTGAGCGCGCTGGTGCGCGGGCAACTCGGCGATCCGAGACTCGGCCAGCACAACGGTCTTCCGGTGACGGTGATCGTCTCCGCCACTCTGCAGGAGATCCAAGCCAAGACCGGACAGGCCGTCACCGCCGGCGGCACCCTCATCCCGATCTCCGATGTCATCCGGATGTCCGTCCATGCC is drawn from Candidatus Mycolicibacterium alkanivorans and contains these coding sequences:
- a CDS encoding ArsR/SmtB family transcription factor; this encodes MTIDSAGCLAGSPSGSGLDAAVALFRGLSDGTRLAIVGRLARGEARVADLVTELGLAQSTVSAHVGCLRECGLVAGRPQGRQVFYSLTRPELLDLLVAAETLLMATGNAVALCPN
- a CDS encoding SHOCT domain-containing protein; protein product: MYDGWGWGGMGSGGWILMTVVMVLFWAAVITAVVLAILYLTGPRHTSAHPPGPGPARAEGLLAERFARGEIDEDEYQRRMTLLREHR
- a CDS encoding DUF1942 domain-containing protein, producing MKKLAPSSDPVLHNGTLYAAAQLVVDGFGGGALPMIERFGARAQSGAFYPAIWGASNMGKLYFLS
- a CDS encoding D-alanyl-D-alanine carboxypeptidase family protein codes for the protein MPVGSPRGRRLRRAALPAAVSLLVVLGAQAFGAPSASGAPEAASAAAAPPPDGPAPAWLVADLDSGRILGSRDPYRTYAPASTIKPLLAMVVMDQVNPAAAMRATAANADVECSCVGLVPGSVYTARQLLDALLMVSGNDAANALADMVGGHQVAAQKMNVKAYQLGARSTRAGSPSGLDGPGWESATTPNDLGVIYRAALNYPLFAQIIHQSTALFPDGKGGVKQIASHDHLLPNYPGFIGGKTGYTNLAKETYVAMAQRNGRRLIAVLMYGSDELWDQGRALLDWGFSVS
- a CDS encoding HNH endonuclease signature motif containing protein; amino-acid sequence: MRSILAVLDDLDSLVEELAAADLDAVEAVERYQVVDRLETARRRQIAISLDHIARLEHVPGCPPVGITLADVLRISRAESRRRIRDAEQLTARTTLTGEPLAPLLPKTSEAWHDGVLDGDHLRVIEKFFRDLPDHVPDPEIEKAEASLAEHAANLRPDQLEKIAHRLALALNPDGTFSDEDRARKRGFTWCGAQRPDGMSVGKLIANPELRAMLDAWFAKFAGPGVCNPDDQTPTVTSEPTADVAERDARSLPQRRHDALSALVRGQLGDPRLGQHNGLPVTVIVSATLQEIQAKTGQAVTAGGTLIPISDVIRMSVHAYHYLALFDGVTGQALWLGRSKRIATGDQRIVLHSKDRGCTRPGCDAPGYRTEVHHVDEWATGGLTNIDKLTQACHSDHKLLDEGWGVRKRADGTTEWIPPSQLPFNGGGVNTYHHPERLIDHRDDDGAA